From one Burkholderia pyrrocinia genomic stretch:
- a CDS encoding polysaccharide biosynthesis tyrosine autokinase produces MVNTQAKHSYADLSVKTEEEDVVLGQLLQVIMDDIWLLLGIAVTVIALAGLYCYIAKPVYQADVHVRVESNDNTSQALTQTQTGATINTGPQQAQTDAEIEIIKSRGVVAPVVEQFKLNFSVVPKTLPVIGSLAARVATPGTPARPWLGLKSYAWGGEVADVDSISVAPALEGKKLTLTAGPNDTYSIVDQNGTRLLAGQVGESAQGGGVTLLVKKLVARPGTQFTVVRYNDLDAIGGFQAGIQVSEQGKQTGVVQISLEGKDPDQTAAIANALAQSYLNQHVIAKQAEATKMLDFLKGEEPRLKSDLERAEAALTQYQRTSGSINASDEAKVYLEGSVQYEQQIAAQRLQLASLAQRFTESHPMVIAAKQQLAELQGEKDKYSNRFRSLPATEVKAVQLQRDAKVAEDIYVLLLNRVQELSVQKAGTGGNIHLVDSALRPGDPVKPKKVLILSAAVFLGLILGTGVVFLRRNLFQGIEDPDRVERTFNLPLYGLVPQSAEQVKLDAAAEKSGSRARPILASLRPKDLSVESLRSLRTAMQFAMMDAKNRVIVLTGPTPGIGKSFLAVNLAVLLAHSGKRVLLIDADMRRGLLDRYFGLTAQPGLSELLSDQSPLEDAVRETPVQGLSFIAAGTRPPNPSELLMSTRLPQYLEGLSKRYDVVLIDSPPVLAVTDATIIGRMAGSTFLVLRSGMHTEGEIADAIKRLRTAGVDLEGGIFNGVPPKARGYGRGYAAVHEYLSA; encoded by the coding sequence ATGGTGAACACGCAAGCGAAACACTCCTACGCGGATCTGTCCGTGAAAACCGAGGAAGAGGACGTCGTCCTCGGCCAGTTGCTCCAGGTCATCATGGACGACATCTGGCTGCTGCTCGGCATCGCGGTGACCGTCATCGCGCTCGCCGGCCTCTACTGCTACATCGCGAAGCCGGTGTATCAGGCCGACGTGCACGTGCGGGTCGAGAGCAACGACAACACGTCGCAGGCGCTCACGCAGACGCAGACCGGCGCGACGATCAACACCGGTCCGCAGCAGGCGCAGACCGATGCGGAAATCGAGATCATCAAGAGCCGCGGCGTCGTCGCGCCGGTCGTCGAGCAGTTCAAGCTGAACTTCTCGGTCGTGCCGAAGACGCTGCCCGTGATCGGCAGCCTCGCCGCGCGCGTCGCGACGCCGGGCACGCCGGCACGGCCGTGGCTCGGCCTGAAATCGTATGCGTGGGGCGGTGAAGTCGCCGACGTCGATTCGATCAGCGTCGCGCCCGCGCTCGAAGGCAAGAAGCTGACGCTGACGGCCGGCCCGAACGACACGTATTCGATCGTCGACCAGAACGGCACCCGGCTGCTGGCGGGCCAGGTCGGCGAATCGGCGCAGGGCGGCGGCGTGACGCTGCTCGTGAAGAAGCTCGTCGCGCGCCCCGGCACGCAGTTCACAGTGGTCCGCTACAACGATCTCGATGCGATCGGCGGCTTCCAGGCCGGTATCCAGGTGAGCGAGCAGGGCAAGCAGACGGGCGTCGTGCAGATCTCGCTCGAAGGCAAGGACCCGGACCAGACCGCCGCGATCGCGAACGCGCTCGCGCAGTCGTACCTGAACCAGCACGTGATTGCGAAGCAGGCCGAAGCGACCAAGATGCTCGACTTCCTGAAGGGCGAGGAACCGCGCCTGAAGTCCGACCTCGAACGCGCGGAAGCCGCGCTGACGCAGTACCAGCGCACGTCGGGCTCGATCAACGCGAGCGACGAGGCGAAGGTCTACCTCGAGGGCAGCGTGCAGTACGAGCAGCAGATCGCCGCGCAGCGCCTGCAGCTCGCGTCGCTCGCGCAGCGCTTCACCGAATCTCACCCGATGGTGATCGCCGCGAAGCAGCAGCTCGCGGAGCTGCAGGGCGAGAAGGACAAGTACAGCAACCGCTTCCGCAGCCTGCCGGCGACCGAAGTGAAGGCCGTCCAGCTCCAGCGCGACGCGAAGGTCGCCGAGGACATCTACGTGCTGCTGCTGAACCGCGTGCAGGAACTGTCGGTGCAGAAGGCCGGCACGGGCGGCAACATCCACCTCGTCGATTCGGCGCTGCGCCCGGGCGATCCGGTCAAGCCGAAGAAGGTGCTGATCCTGTCGGCCGCCGTGTTCCTGGGGCTGATTCTCGGCACGGGCGTCGTGTTCCTGCGCCGCAACCTGTTCCAGGGCATCGAGGATCCCGATCGCGTCGAGCGCACCTTCAACCTGCCGCTGTACGGGCTGGTGCCGCAAAGCGCCGAGCAGGTGAAGCTCGACGCCGCGGCCGAGAAGAGCGGCAGCCGCGCGCGGCCGATCCTCGCGAGCCTGCGTCCGAAGGATCTCAGCGTCGAGAGCCTGCGCAGCCTGCGCACCGCGATGCAGTTCGCGATGATGGATGCGAAGAACCGCGTGATCGTGCTGACAGGCCCGACGCCCGGCATCGGCAAGAGTTTCCTGGCGGTCAACCTCGCGGTGCTGCTCGCGCATTCGGGCAAGCGTGTGCTGCTGATCGACGCCGACATGCGTCGCGGCCTGCTCGACCGCTACTTCGGCCTTACCGCGCAGCCGGGCCTGTCCGAGCTGCTGAGCGACCAGTCGCCGCTGGAGGATGCCGTGCGCGAAACGCCGGTGCAGGGCCTGTCGTTCATCGCGGCCGGCACGCGCCCGCCGAACCCGTCGGAGCTGCTGATGTCGACGCGCCTGCCGCAATACCTCGAAGGGCTCAGCAAGCGCTACGACGTCGTGCTGATCGATTCGCCGCCGGTGCTGGCGGTGACCGACGCGACCATCATCGGCCGCATGGCCGGCTCGACGTTCCTCGTGCTGCGCTCGGGCATGCACACCGAAGGCGAGATCGCCGACGCGATCAAGCGCCTGCGCACCGCGGGCGTCGATCTGGAAGGCGGGATCTTCAACGGCGTGCCGCCGAAGGCGCGCGGCTACGGCCGCGGTTATGCGGCCGTGCACGAATACCTGAGCGCCTGA
- a CDS encoding polysaccharide biosynthesis/export family protein, with translation MATEIMLKRPMRPMRPVALAVALTTFLSACATAPGNYLDSSNLKDEGRQQAAETYPVHYIDAKVVMDQLQKQQVEHPLPPARYTDPSQYVYRVGPQDILGVTVWDHPELTTPQGQSFSSGGNTTQTIAGALQQPYSSSLPGQADPYGQTVAADGTIFFPFVGRIHVAGKTIAQTRDELATRLARYVKNPQLDVRVLSFRSQKVQVTGEVKTPGPLAMSDVPLTLVDAISRSGGSTTEADLQRVRLTRDGKLYTLDANGVLDRGEVRQNVMLQQGDIVNVPDRSDSRVYIMGEVKTPVTVPMLKGKLTIADALTAGGGILDTDANPRKIYVMRGMRDNPTKPEVFRLDMTQPDALMLSSRFPLQPLDVVYVSTASSVQFNRVLQQVLPTIQTIFFMKQITR, from the coding sequence ATGGCTACAGAAATTATGCTGAAACGCCCGATGCGCCCAATGCGCCCGGTGGCGCTTGCCGTCGCGCTGACGACTTTCCTGTCAGCCTGTGCAACCGCGCCCGGCAACTACCTCGACTCGTCGAACCTGAAGGACGAAGGCCGCCAGCAAGCGGCCGAGACCTATCCGGTTCATTACATCGACGCCAAAGTGGTGATGGACCAGTTGCAGAAGCAGCAGGTCGAGCACCCGCTGCCGCCTGCACGCTATACCGATCCGTCGCAGTACGTGTACCGCGTCGGCCCGCAGGACATCCTCGGCGTGACCGTCTGGGACCACCCCGAGCTGACGACGCCGCAGGGCCAGTCGTTCTCGAGCGGCGGCAACACGACGCAGACGATCGCGGGCGCGCTGCAGCAGCCCTATTCGTCGTCGCTGCCGGGCCAGGCCGATCCTTATGGCCAGACGGTGGCCGCCGACGGCACGATCTTCTTCCCGTTTGTCGGCCGCATCCACGTGGCCGGCAAGACGATCGCGCAGACCCGTGACGAGCTGGCCACGCGTCTCGCGCGCTATGTGAAGAACCCGCAGCTCGACGTGCGCGTGCTGTCGTTCCGCAGCCAGAAGGTGCAGGTGACGGGCGAGGTGAAGACGCCGGGCCCGCTCGCGATGAGCGACGTGCCGCTGACGCTGGTCGACGCGATCTCGCGCTCGGGCGGCTCGACCACCGAGGCCGACCTGCAGCGCGTGCGCCTGACGCGCGACGGCAAGCTCTACACGCTCGACGCGAACGGCGTGCTCGACCGCGGCGAAGTGCGGCAGAACGTGATGCTGCAGCAGGGCGACATCGTCAACGTGCCGGACCGCAGCGACAGCCGCGTGTACATCATGGGCGAGGTCAAGACGCCGGTCACGGTGCCGATGCTCAAGGGCAAGCTGACCATCGCCGACGCGCTGACGGCCGGCGGCGGCATCCTCGACACCGATGCGAACCCGCGCAAGATCTACGTGATGCGCGGGATGCGCGACAACCCGACGAAGCCTGAAGTGTTCCGTCTCGACATGACGCAGCCCGATGCGCTGATGCTGTCGAGCCGCTTCCCGCTTCAGCCGCTCGATGTGGTCTATGTCAGCACGGCGAGCTCGGTGCAGTTCAACCGGGTGCTGCAGCAGGTGCTGCCGACGATCCAGACGATTTTCTTCATGAAGCAAATCACGCGCTGA
- a CDS encoding low molecular weight protein-tyrosine-phosphatase has translation MFRNILIVCHANVCRSPAAEMLFKSHAASRGGPRPTFHSAGVHANDGDGIDPVMRQLLAERGVDATTHRSRRLSRRFVRDADLILVSERGQIAAVESVDPFARGKVHLLGKWEGAEIADPHGGREADYRESYSLIERLVQGWLQKLC, from the coding sequence ATGTTCCGGAACATCCTGATCGTCTGCCACGCGAACGTCTGCCGCAGTCCGGCGGCGGAAATGCTGTTCAAGTCGCACGCCGCGTCGCGCGGCGGCCCGCGTCCGACGTTCCACTCGGCCGGCGTTCATGCGAACGACGGCGACGGCATCGATCCGGTGATGCGGCAGTTGCTCGCCGAGCGCGGCGTCGATGCGACGACCCACCGCTCGCGGCGGCTGTCGCGCCGGTTCGTGCGCGACGCCGACCTGATTCTCGTCAGCGAGCGCGGACAGATCGCGGCCGTCGAATCGGTCGATCCGTTCGCGCGCGGCAAGGTCCACCTGCTCGGCAAGTGGGAAGGGGCCGAGATTGCCGATCCGCACGGCGGCCGCGAGGCCGATTACCGCGAGAGCTACTCACTGATCGAACGTCTGGTTCAAGGATGGCTACAGAAATTATGCTGA
- a CDS encoding UDP-glucose dehydrogenase family protein codes for MNLTIIGSGYVGLVTGACLADIGHDVFCLDVDQAKIDILNNGGVPIHEPGLKEVIARNRSAGRLRFSTDVEAAVAHGDVQFIAVGTPPDEDGSADLQYVLAAARNIGRYMTGFKVIVDKSTVPVGTAERVRAAVAEELAKRGGDQMFSVVSNPEFLKEGAAVDDFTRPDRIVIGCDDDVPGERARELMKKLYAPFNRNHERTLYMDVRSAEFTKYAANAMLATRISFMNELANLADRFGADIEAVRRGIGSDPRIGYHFLYAGCGYGGSCFPKDVEALIRTADEHGQSLQILKAVSSVNATQKRVLADKIVARFGEDLTGRTFAIWGLAFKPNTDDMREAPSRELIAELLSRGARIAAYDPVAQQEARRVIALDLADHPSWLERLSFVDDEAQAARDADALVIVTEWKAFKSPDFVALGRLWKSPVIFDGRNLYEPETMSEQGIEYHPIGRPGSRQAVAARVPGTARASA; via the coding sequence ATGAATCTGACTATCATCGGCAGCGGTTACGTAGGTCTTGTCACCGGCGCCTGTCTCGCCGACATCGGGCACGACGTGTTCTGTCTCGACGTCGACCAGGCAAAGATCGACATCCTGAACAACGGCGGCGTGCCGATCCACGAGCCGGGCCTCAAGGAGGTCATCGCGCGCAACCGCTCGGCCGGCCGCCTGCGTTTCTCGACCGACGTCGAGGCCGCGGTCGCGCACGGCGACGTGCAGTTCATTGCGGTCGGCACGCCGCCCGACGAGGACGGCTCGGCCGACCTGCAATACGTGCTCGCGGCGGCGCGCAACATCGGCCGCTACATGACGGGCTTCAAGGTGATCGTCGACAAGTCGACGGTGCCGGTCGGCACGGCCGAGCGCGTGCGCGCGGCGGTCGCCGAGGAGCTCGCGAAGCGCGGCGGCGACCAGATGTTCTCGGTCGTGTCGAATCCGGAATTCCTGAAGGAAGGCGCGGCGGTCGACGATTTCACGCGGCCGGACCGCATCGTGATCGGCTGCGACGACGACGTGCCGGGCGAGCGCGCCCGCGAGCTGATGAAGAAGCTGTACGCGCCGTTCAACCGCAACCACGAACGCACGCTGTACATGGATGTGCGCTCGGCCGAGTTCACGAAATACGCGGCGAACGCGATGCTCGCGACGCGCATCTCGTTCATGAACGAGCTGGCGAACCTTGCCGACCGCTTCGGCGCGGACATCGAGGCCGTGCGCCGCGGGATCGGCTCCGATCCGCGCATCGGCTATCACTTCCTGTACGCCGGCTGCGGCTACGGCGGCTCGTGCTTCCCGAAGGACGTCGAGGCGCTGATCCGCACGGCTGACGAGCACGGGCAATCGCTGCAGATCCTGAAGGCCGTGTCGTCGGTCAACGCGACGCAAAAGCGCGTGCTCGCCGACAAGATCGTCGCGCGCTTCGGCGAGGACCTGACGGGCCGCACGTTCGCGATCTGGGGCCTCGCATTCAAGCCGAATACCGACGACATGCGCGAAGCGCCGAGCCGCGAGCTGATCGCCGAGCTGCTGTCGCGCGGCGCGCGCATCGCCGCGTACGACCCGGTCGCGCAGCAGGAAGCGCGCCGCGTGATCGCGCTCGATCTTGCCGATCACCCGAGCTGGCTCGAGCGCCTGAGCTTCGTCGACGATGAAGCGCAGGCCGCGCGCGATGCCGATGCGCTCGTGATCGTCACCGAATGGAAGGCGTTCAAGAGCCCCGACTTCGTCGCGCTCGGCCGCCTGTGGAAGTCGCCGGTGATCTTCGACGGCCGCAACCTGTACGAGCCGGAGACGATGAGCGAGCAGGGTATCGAATACCACCCGATCGGCCGGCCGGGATCGCGCCAGGCCGTCGCCGCCCGCGTGCCGGGCACCGCGCGCGCGAGCGCGTAA
- a CDS encoding undecaprenyl-phosphate glucose phosphotransferase has translation MLSVLARVIDIAMVVAGALIAAALHDGSIWLNDLQRTTVLFDCLLVVVFFPAIGIYQSWRGKRLVGLMGRVAFAWLVVELAGILMSFSFHQSGDLSRLWLGYWALVTMALLAGSKACVHVVLRQLRRGGYNLKAVAIVGGTPAARRLIAQMRARPEAGFNPVCVYDESEARGDVALDNVRIERQFESLVWLVRSRAISELWLTLPISEEPRIHQIVTVFRHDFVNIRFIPDVRTLSFFNQEVVEVLGVPAINLAASPITDVRILPKFVFDRLFALAALTALAPVMLLIAGLIKLTSRGPVFFRQKRKGIDGHEFEIYKFRSMKVHQEAAGTVTQATKHDTRVTPVGRFLRRTSLDELPQFINVLKGEMSVVGPRPHALAHDDIYKDLVKGYMFRYRIKPGITGWAQINGFRGETDQIEKMMGRVKLDLYYMQNWSFWLDIKIVALTLWKGFTGSNAY, from the coding sequence ATGTTGAGCGTGCTGGCGAGAGTCATCGATATCGCGATGGTCGTGGCGGGGGCGCTGATCGCCGCCGCGCTGCACGACGGCAGCATCTGGCTCAACGACCTGCAGCGCACGACGGTGCTGTTCGACTGCCTGCTGGTCGTGGTGTTCTTTCCGGCCATCGGCATCTATCAGTCGTGGCGCGGCAAGCGTCTCGTCGGGCTGATGGGGCGTGTCGCGTTCGCGTGGCTCGTGGTCGAGCTCGCGGGCATCCTGATGAGCTTCAGTTTTCACCAGTCGGGCGACCTGTCGCGGCTGTGGCTCGGTTACTGGGCGCTCGTGACGATGGCGCTGCTCGCCGGCTCGAAGGCGTGCGTGCACGTCGTGCTGCGGCAACTGCGCCGCGGCGGCTACAACCTGAAGGCGGTCGCGATCGTCGGCGGTACGCCGGCGGCGCGGCGGCTGATTGCGCAGATGCGGGCGCGGCCGGAAGCGGGCTTCAACCCGGTGTGCGTGTACGACGAAAGCGAAGCGCGGGGCGATGTCGCACTCGACAACGTGCGCATCGAGCGGCAGTTCGAATCGCTGGTGTGGCTCGTGCGCAGCCGCGCGATCAGCGAGCTGTGGCTCACGCTGCCGATCTCGGAGGAACCGAGGATTCACCAGATCGTGACGGTGTTCCGCCACGACTTCGTGAACATCCGTTTCATTCCGGACGTGCGCACGCTGTCGTTCTTCAACCAGGAAGTGGTCGAGGTGCTCGGCGTGCCGGCGATCAATCTCGCGGCGTCGCCGATCACCGACGTGCGGATCCTGCCGAAGTTCGTGTTCGACCGGCTGTTCGCGCTGGCGGCGCTCACGGCGCTCGCGCCGGTGATGCTGCTGATCGCGGGGCTGATCAAGCTGACGTCGCGCGGGCCGGTGTTCTTCCGCCAGAAACGCAAGGGCATCGACGGGCACGAGTTCGAGATCTACAAGTTTCGCTCGATGAAAGTGCACCAGGAAGCGGCGGGCACGGTGACGCAGGCGACCAAGCACGACACGCGCGTGACGCCGGTCGGCCGGTTCCTGCGCCGCACGAGCCTCGACGAGCTGCCGCAGTTCATCAACGTGCTGAAGGGCGAGATGTCGGTCGTCGGCCCGCGCCCGCATGCGCTCGCGCACGACGACATCTACAAGGATCTGGTCAAGGGCTACATGTTCCGCTACCGGATCAAGCCCGGCATCACCGGGTGGGCGCAGATCAACGGCTTTCGCGGCGAGACCGACCAGATCGAGAAGATGATGGGCCGCGTGAAGCTCGATCTGTACTACATGCAGAACTGGTCGTTCTGGCTCGACATCAAGATCGTCGCGCTGACGCTCTGGAAAGGCTTCACCGGCAGCAACGCGTATTGA
- a CDS encoding mannose-1-phosphate guanylyltransferase/mannose-6-phosphate isomerase, producing the protein MNAPAVAAETRQSSSAAPAAGTRVAVQPVILAGGSGTRLWPMSRERFPKQLIGLLGDHSLLQSTALRLDGLTADHPLNDDVLIVCGEDHRFTTAEQLRLTAKPATIMLEPLGRDTAPALTLAALRLVADGNDAVMTVMPADHAVADLPRFHAAVAAGVHCAVQGRIATMGIVPTHAETGYGYIRVGAPLGDAARGDLDVRRLDRFVEKPHLELAQQYVASGEYWWNSGIFIVRASVWLKAIRQLEPAIYAACEQAVAQGKADGDFFRVDRDAFAASPSNSIDYAVMEPLASLPQLCESVVVPLDAGWSDVGSWDAIWQISQKDEASNVGRGHVLFEGAESTFAHSESRLVACVGTQNLVVVETPDAVLVADKSRVQDVKKIVGRIKAQQGAEATDHRKVHRPWGHYDSVDMGERFQVKRIVVKPGARLSLQMHHHRAEHWIVVRGTARITRGDETFLLSENESTYIPLGVSHRLENPGKMPLELIEVQSGAYLGEDDIVRFDDTYGRQ; encoded by the coding sequence ATGAATGCTCCGGCCGTGGCCGCCGAAACGCGCCAATCTTCTTCCGCCGCCCCCGCCGCAGGCACGCGCGTCGCCGTGCAGCCGGTGATTCTTGCCGGCGGTTCCGGCACACGCCTGTGGCCGATGTCGCGCGAACGTTTTCCGAAACAGCTCATCGGCCTGCTCGGCGATCATTCGCTGCTGCAGTCGACCGCGCTGCGCCTCGACGGCCTGACGGCCGACCACCCGCTGAACGACGACGTGTTGATCGTGTGCGGCGAGGACCACCGCTTCACGACCGCCGAACAACTGCGCCTGACCGCCAAGCCCGCGACGATCATGCTCGAGCCGCTCGGCCGCGACACCGCGCCCGCGCTGACGCTCGCCGCGCTGCGGCTCGTCGCCGACGGCAACGATGCGGTGATGACCGTGATGCCGGCCGACCATGCGGTCGCCGACCTGCCGCGCTTCCACGCGGCCGTCGCGGCCGGCGTGCACTGCGCGGTGCAAGGCAGGATCGCGACGATGGGCATCGTGCCCACGCACGCGGAAACCGGCTACGGCTACATCCGCGTCGGCGCGCCGCTCGGCGACGCCGCGAGGGGCGACCTCGACGTGCGCCGCCTCGACCGTTTCGTCGAGAAGCCGCACCTCGAACTCGCGCAGCAGTACGTCGCGTCCGGCGAGTACTGGTGGAACAGCGGGATCTTCATCGTCCGCGCGTCGGTATGGCTGAAGGCGATCCGCCAGCTCGAACCGGCGATCTACGCAGCCTGCGAACAGGCCGTCGCACAGGGCAAGGCCGATGGCGACTTCTTCCGCGTCGATCGCGATGCGTTCGCCGCATCGCCGTCGAACTCGATCGACTACGCGGTGATGGAGCCGCTCGCGAGCCTGCCGCAACTGTGCGAGAGCGTCGTCGTGCCGCTCGACGCGGGCTGGTCGGACGTCGGCTCGTGGGACGCGATCTGGCAGATCTCGCAGAAGGACGAGGCCAGTAACGTCGGCCGCGGCCACGTGCTGTTCGAAGGCGCCGAATCGACCTTCGCGCATTCGGAAAGCCGGCTCGTCGCCTGCGTCGGCACGCAGAACCTCGTCGTCGTCGAAACGCCCGACGCGGTGCTCGTCGCGGACAAGTCGCGCGTGCAGGACGTGAAGAAGATCGTCGGCCGCATCAAGGCGCAACAAGGCGCGGAAGCCACCGATCACCGCAAGGTGCATCGTCCGTGGGGCCACTACGATTCGGTCGACATGGGCGAGCGCTTCCAGGTGAAACGCATCGTCGTGAAGCCGGGTGCGCGACTGTCGCTGCAGATGCACCACCACCGCGCCGAACACTGGATCGTCGTGCGCGGCACCGCGCGCATCACGCGCGGCGACGAAACGTTCCTGCTGTCCGAAAACGAATCGACGTACATCCCGCTCGGCGTATCGCACCGCCTGGAGAACCCGGGCAAGATGCCGCTCGAACTGATCGAAGTGCAGTCGGGCGCGTATCTCGGCGAGGACGACATCGTCCGCTTCGACGATACCTACGGCCGGCAGTGA
- a CDS encoding transposase produces the protein MFFDELNDEEWFRLSTLIADEPIRLNRRGRPRAEPRVVANAVLWILTTGEAWSKLPGRYPSGPTCRRRYEEWLASGTLLQMIDVLTQFSGRTFAYIPPPPVPVVPARRAEPVPDNDRLRGVFWQNPESWQLPVAQANVWEGEGASLSARPDDEVADPAGTSFAVPGTPAAELRHARASSASFAAAEPQVDEYRGYTICGIAQPVQNLMYRAWAEISQDDRRVERSGLIGPRFTDAEEAEQFALDWARQWIDRHGASDEPARAPQSEVLAGLSALARAESDIKRFIAERHAGALSESRNDPVQSDRREYSYRVG, from the coding sequence ATGTTCTTCGATGAGCTTAACGATGAAGAGTGGTTTCGTCTTTCAACGCTGATCGCCGATGAACCCATCCGGCTGAATCGTCGTGGGCGTCCACGAGCCGAACCGCGCGTCGTTGCCAACGCGGTGCTCTGGATCCTGACGACCGGTGAAGCCTGGTCCAAGCTGCCCGGTCGTTATCCGTCCGGGCCGACGTGCCGTCGTCGCTACGAGGAGTGGCTCGCGAGCGGCACGTTGCTGCAGATGATCGACGTGCTGACCCAGTTCAGCGGGCGCACGTTCGCGTATATTCCGCCGCCGCCGGTGCCGGTCGTGCCTGCGCGTCGCGCGGAGCCCGTGCCCGACAACGATCGCTTGCGCGGCGTGTTCTGGCAAAACCCCGAGTCGTGGCAATTGCCGGTTGCGCAGGCAAACGTTTGGGAGGGCGAAGGTGCGTCGCTGAGCGCGAGGCCGGATGACGAAGTGGCCGATCCGGCCGGCACGTCGTTCGCGGTGCCCGGTACGCCTGCGGCGGAACTGCGCCATGCGCGCGCGTCGTCGGCGAGCTTCGCCGCGGCCGAGCCGCAAGTCGACGAGTATCGCGGTTATACGATCTGCGGGATCGCGCAGCCCGTGCAGAACCTGATGTATCGCGCGTGGGCCGAGATTTCGCAGGACGACCGGCGCGTCGAGCGCTCGGGTCTCATCGGCCCGCGTTTCACCGATGCCGAGGAAGCCGAGCAGTTCGCGCTGGACTGGGCACGCCAGTGGATCGATCGCCACGGTGCGAGCGACGAGCCGGCGCGTGCGCCGCAAAGCGAGGTGCTGGCCGGTTTGTCCGCGCTGGCGCGTGCGGAGTCGGATATCAAGCGCTTCATCGCCGAGCGTCATGCGGGCGCGCTGTCCGAAAGCCGCAACGATCCCGTGCAGTCGGATCGCCGCGAATATTCGTACCGCGTAGGTTGA
- a CDS encoding DUF3501 family protein: protein MTLTRDSLLTLEAYAKIRRTEHARLVAYKRRRAVALGNHLRFLFEDETTIRYQIQEMLHVEKIFDEAGIEGELEAYLPLVPDGTNLKATLQIEYEHEIERRAALARLIGVEDRVYLQVDGQARVYAIADEDLERDNDEKTSAVHFVRFELDAPMRAALKGGAALSIGCDHPAYTMPPQRVDPDVAASLAGDLR from the coding sequence ATGACGCTGACCCGCGACTCCCTGCTGACGCTCGAAGCGTACGCGAAGATCCGCAGGACCGAACACGCGCGGCTCGTCGCGTACAAGCGCCGCCGCGCGGTCGCGCTCGGCAACCACCTGCGTTTTTTGTTCGAGGACGAGACGACGATCCGCTATCAGATCCAGGAGATGCTGCACGTCGAGAAGATCTTCGACGAGGCGGGCATCGAAGGCGAGCTGGAAGCGTACCTGCCGCTCGTGCCCGACGGCACCAACCTGAAGGCGACGCTGCAGATCGAATACGAGCACGAGATCGAGCGGCGCGCGGCGCTCGCGCGATTGATCGGCGTCGAGGATCGCGTGTACCTGCAGGTCGACGGGCAGGCGCGCGTCTATGCGATCGCCGACGAGGATCTCGAGCGCGACAACGACGAGAAGACGTCGGCCGTGCATTTCGTGCGCTTCGAGCTCGACGCGCCGATGCGCGCGGCGCTCAAGGGCGGGGCGGCGCTGTCGATCGGCTGCGATCACCCGGCTTACACGATGCCGCCGCAGCGCGTGGATCCGGATGTGGCCGCGTCGCTGGCCGGCGACCTGCGCTGA